TTAACCGCGTTTGTGAGGATATGGACGTATCGAAAGTGACGGTCGATGATTATAATGGCGCTTTTCAGGCAGTCGATCACCTGATCAAAACGGGTCGACGACGTATAGCGCATCTGGCGGGCCCGGACACGCTTACCAACAGTCGGAGTCGATTAAATGGCTATCGTGATGCCCTGACCCAGAACGGAATCGCCATCGACCCGGAACTGATTATCTCGTACGATCTAAATCTGGACAAGGCCAATATCTACGTGAATCACCTGCTGAATTTACCCAATCCGCCCGATGCCTTGTTCACCATCAATGACCCGACCGCCCTTGAGGCCCTGAACGTTGCCAAACGCCGGGGTATTCGGGTTCCGCAGGATCTGGCTATTGTTGGCTTTAGTGACGACCCCATTTCGGCACTGATCGAACCCGGTCTGACGACCATTGCCCAACCAGTCGATGAACTGGGCAAACAGGCTGCTCAGCTCCTTATCAAACAATTACTGGCCGATGATGAACGCCCGGCATCGGAAACGATAGTCCTTCCTACCCGCCTGATTGTTCGCGGATCGACTGTTAACTAAGCAAAACACAGATCGTCTGTTACACAGATAAATAAACCTTTTAAAAAACATTTTAGTCCCTCAAAAAATTGGCATGGTATATGATATGTTCAGATCAACTATCTCCTCTATATACCCATATCTGAACAATCATGAATACTACTCAACCAGATTCCGTCTGGAGCATTATCGACTCGGCCATTACGACTCAGCGAGTCATTCAGATTAAACAGAACAAAAGCTGGCGAACCCTGGAGCCGTATCAGTTCGGGTTTCCCAAAGAAGGTCGAAAGCAGCTAACCATTTATGGGTACTGCCTGGACATCGTACCAGATGCACACACGCCAAGTCGATGGCAATTGGTCGAACTGGAGAATGTTGAAGAAATCGAGCTAACCAATTACTGGTTTCAGCCCCGCGCCGATTATACTGGCCAAACCGATCTGATGCAAACGATTTTCTGCCAGCTCACCGCGCAAAAGAAACGACGGAAGAAACGATTGAACAAACCTTCTATAATCCCCTATTCATCAAATTGATCGAGTGATCAACCGGCACTACAGGCTCGTATAAACTCGCATTACATGGGTGTATTTTTCAATGCCCGCTGATCAGCCAGAACCGGCTTCGTCGGACTATTGGTAAGCTGCATTTTTGAAACGCCGGTATTGGCTGTAAACGCCCCATACGGTGAAGTCTCCTGGGCAGGAACCCGTTCTGAACATTTGTACTGCTGCTGACGATCAACCAGGCGGTTACCGGCCACAAATAAAGCACCCATTACGACATAAGGGAACAAGGACTTCATGATCTTTACTTGAGTAGTAGTTAAAACGAGGTTAGCGAAACAAAACTACGACAAGCTCTGCTGACCTAAAGCGCAAGTACATATCAGGCGATTTTTACCGGACAATTGGTAGGTTTGGGTTTATGGATGGTTTTACAGAAGTGTTAGCCTTGCGTTAATTATTGAGCACCTAAAGAAAAAGGCACTCCGGTCGTATATTACCAAAGTGCCTTATAAAATCAAATCATGTAATCAGTCTCGCTTTTATCTTTACCTAGTTGTTCCAGTCGAAATAGAATAGCCTTTACAGGAGTTGGTGCGGATACAGGGTAGTGTTTATTTTCATAATCTTCCACAAATAGGGCAAGGACATCCAATTCGTCCGATTCAGGCGAATCCTCCACCAGATCCATCTGCATTAGCTCATATACCCGCTCTAAAGCGGCTTCATATTCTGCTTCGTTTTTAATCACTTTTAACATAACGCACTGTCTTCAGCCTCTGCCCAACGAGCCAATCGACTCATCACACGCAAAGCGCTGGCCTATGAATAACCGTTCCCGCTCGTTCGCGATACAATCGCGGATGAGCGGTGAAACATGATATAGATTTAGGATTGATTATTTCATGGGAGCACGGTTTCCGTTAACTTTGGTAATGTGTCGAATACACAATTAACCAAATTACAATCTGACATGAAAAAGCACTTCGTCTACCTCTTTTTTTTCCTGCTGATAAGCCACCTAAGTCGGGCGCAGACGTCCTCCACGTCGCCAACTATTGGCCCTGAGCAGGGTTCACTGATGATCGTTGGTGGGGGCGCTATGGGTCCTGAACTCTGGAACAAATTTGTTGAACTGGCGGGTGGCCCCGACAAAGCCGATATTATCATTATCCCGACAGCCGGGGAAGATTCAGCCGCCAGCAGCGCCCCCCGCGAGAAAGAGAAACTGACGAGCCTGGGCGTAAAAACCATTACCATCCTGCATACCCGCGATCCGAAAGTAGCGAATCAGGAATCGTTTGTGGCCCCGATTCGAAAAGCCACCGGCATCTGGTTCGTAGGCGGTCGGCACTGGCGGCTGGCCGATTCGTACCTGAACACCCTGGCTCATAAAGAATTCAACGCACTGCTCAGTCGGGGCGGTATTATTGGTGGCACGTCGGCTGGAGCCACTATTCAGGGATCATTTATGGTTCGGGGCGATACCAAAGGCAATTCGATCATGGTTGGCGATCATACCCAGGGGCTGGACTTTATTCATAACGTTACCATCGACCAGCATGTCATGCGCCGGAATCGTCAGTTCGACCTGATTGATGTCATCAAAGCCCGGCCTGAACTACTGGGCATCGGTATCGACGAGGGGACGGCTATTCTCGTCCAGAAAAATACGTTTGAAGTCATGGGAGCTTCGTATGTAGGTATTTACGAAGCGGGTCAGATTACCAGCAGTGCCAAATATCCATCGGGCATGAACAGTACCGGCGGCCCCTTTTACTACCTGAGCAAAGGCCAGAAGTTTGATCTCAAAACGCGCAAAGTTATTCCTACGCAACCCAACCGTACCAACGAACCCGCGAAATAAAAAATAAGAAATGGTCAAGACTAGTTAAGTGAGATCAACACCTGACTACTCCTGACCATTTCTGGCAACACCAGATTATTATACCAACACCGTTTTCAGGAGTTGCTCCAGAATGAGCCGTCCATCGGTATTGCCAAGAACGGAGTCGGCGGCCCGTTCGGGGTGGGGCATCATACCGAACACATTTTTAGCCTTGTTACTCACTCCGGCGATATTTTCTAAGCTACCGTTGGGGTTAGCCGATTCGGTAACAACACCCGATTCGTCGCAGTAGCGGAACAGAACCTGGTCGTTATCATTAAGCGCCTTCAACGTATCGGCATCGGCAAAATAACGACCATCGCCATGCGCAATGGGAATTTTGTAGGCCGCCTTATCCAGCCCAGCCGTCAGCAGTGCATCCTTCGATTCAGGCTTGAGATAAATGTTCTTACAAACATACTTCTGGCTGCTGTTCTGAAGCAATACACCCGGCACCAGACGCGCTTCGGCCAAAATCTGAAACCCGTTACAAATACCCATCAGATAACCACCCCGATTGGCATGGGCAATCACTTCGTTCATGATGGGCGAAAAGCGAGCAACGGCCCCTGTACGCAGGTAATCACCGTAGGAGAAACCACCCGGCAGGATGATAAAATCACAACCTTGCAGGTCATGGTCTTTATGCCAGAGTTTGATAACCTCCTGGTCCATCAATTTCAAAACATCGACAGCATCCTGATCACAGTTCGAGCCGGGGAATACAACAACACCGAATTTCATAGTGGCGAAAGAGCGAAAGAGTGATTGATTGAAAGAGCGATACATTGAACCAGCCTCATTCGCTCATTCACTCTTTCGCTCTTTCAATCAATTACAAAGGTACGGACTTTACTTTACTTCAACGGCGGTTCCGCTATTAGAAACTGCTTTTCCTCGCTCAAAGGTAAGGTCGATACGACCCAGATTAATACCTGCAAAACCAACCTGGTTAATCCAGACGGGCTGACCACTTAAGTTAGTAACGGCTACGGGCGCATCCAGAAAAGTATGCGTATGCCCGCCAATGATCAGATCGATATTCCGGCTTTTGGCAGCCAGTACGTTGTCCGACACAGTGGCATCGTTGTATTTGAAACCAAGGTGCGACAGGCAAATCACATAGTCGCATTTTTTGTCGTTCCGAAGTTGCGCGGCCATGTCGTTACCGATATCGACTGGGTCGAGGTATTTCATTTCTTTGTAAGCATCTTTCGGGATCAGTCCGGCGGGTTGAATACCCAAACCGAAAACACCTATCCGAATCCCGTCTTTGTCGAATAGTTTAAACGGCATGGTTTTACCATCCATGACCGTGTTTTTGAAATCGTAATTGGCAATCAGCAGGGGAAAGCTCGCTTTACCAAACTGTGTCACCATATTGTCGATACCTCCGTCGAAATCATGATTACCAATGGTTCCGGCATCATACCCCAGTTTGTTCATAGCCAAAATTTCAGGCTCTCCTTTGTACAGGTTAAAGTAAGGCGTTCCCTGAAAAATATCCCCCGCATCGAAGAGCAGCACATTGCTTTGCTCCTGGCGAATTTTCTGAATCAGTGTAGCCCGACGCGCCACACCACCTTTTCCGGCATTGCGGCTCCCATCCATCGGAAACGGGTCCAGCCGACTATGCACATCGTTGGTATGCAGAATCGTTAGCGACGTGTCTTTACGAGTATTGGTATTGGCCAGCACCTCAGGCGCTACCGAACCAACAACAGCGGCAGTTCCCAGCAGTTTCAGAAACTGGCGTCTATTCGATGCTAATGCGTCCATCCGTAGTGGGGGTTATAGGTTGCCCGGTTTTGCCCCGCTGACGAACATAGTCGATGAGCGCATCCCGGATTAAATAACTTATATCTTCGCGTTTGACGGCTTTTTTTAGAAAATCGGTATTGTCACCCCCATTGGCAATGTAATCACTCAGCGCAACCGTATAGATTTCATTCGGCTGAAGGGTACGGCCGTTGGTAAACGTAACCGACTGTACCTGCTTATCATGCAGGGTTATCTTGACGCCCCCCATAACCAGTCCATGCCCATCGGCAAAATGATTCAGAAACTGCCTGAGCATATCGCCCGTAAGCGTGAGCACAACCAATTGATTATCAAACGGCATAACCCCAAAAACAGACCCAGTGGTAATAGCTCCTTTGGGTAAATTATCCCGGATTCCACCATAGTTGAGGTGAGAGCAATCGATCGGTTTTCCGTAGCGTTGGGACGCCTGCTGAAGTAGTGCATCTGTAAGCAGATCATTAAGAGGGCCCTCTGGTAATTTTTTTTCGATGGGTGCTGTTGAGGTAGCCAGGACCTCGTTCATCGTTTGGTCGAGCTTCTGCCGATACGGCTGGAGAAAGCTGTTGAGACTTGGGTCAGATGTTGCCGCCAGCGAATCGACACCGATTCGGTTGGCAGTTCGGTTTGTTAGATGATAACCCGACTTACAGGCCGACAAGATGGCCAAAGTCAGGATAAGAATGTATTTTTTCATAGGCATCTGCAAGTTCGGAAACTCTTGCTTATCCTGCATTAAGAAATTGTATTTAGTACTTAGCCTGCGGATTAAAATATAGTCCTGGCTTTACTGCACTTGCGTCGGCCAGCTACCATTAATCTGTTAAATGGTTTTACCCGGTGGCGTAATGGTCGTTGGTTCGGGTTTGTAATTCACCTTGCGCACACGTCCGAAGCCGCCCAGGCCAATCTGCAGGTTAATGAGGCCACCCGAAAACGGTTTAGCATCAAGGATGGGGCTGTAGGATAACTTGGTTCGTATAAACCAGAAACTTACTTCGGTACGATCATTTTTTGGGGCGTTGTTACCAAGTTTTACATCAAAAGCCAAACCCAATGTGGGCGCGTGACTTAGCAAGGATAGTCCCTGATAGCGTTCGTCTTTCCGATCGCGGGGCGACAAGTCAAACAATAGATAACCCAGATATGGAATTATTCGGGTTCGTGGACCATCATGCACAATGCGCCCCAGCCCTGCTTCGAACAACATAGGGCTGATGGGCATATCTTTTTCCCAGGTCTGATTCTGATGCGAAAAGCCTTGCCGTAATGTGCCATTATACAGCGTGGGATGCAGCATGAGCATGGTTCGCTGAAAGGCAATGTCAATTCCAAACACAACGCCCCCTGCCGAACGAATGGTTTGCGCTAAGGGGCCAGTTGCCAGTATACCCCCACCGCCAAAAAATACCCCGTAGCCTATTTTTGAGGCCCGGTAGGTGGTTACCAGGTCGGGCGTGTCGTGCAGCCGCTGAACCACCTGTTTCTCCCAGCGCAGCAAGGCTTCCTGATCATCGCCCCCACCCGTTTCGGCCCGAAACAGGTTGACCTCCGCCCCCAGTTCCGAATTTGTCAGGTACTCGATCTGGCGAGCCTGTTGTTTAAATCGACGGTCGGCTCCCAGCGCAATTAGTTTGGCCTTCATCTGGCGGGTGTGCACTTCAACCAGATCAAACAGCACCTGATTATACGCCAATGTCCGTTCGTTACGAGCCGTTTCCGAAACCCAGGATAGATTACGGAACATCAGGCAAAACGCTTCAACGGCCGGTTGGCCCCAGAGTGATGTAGGCCGAACCTCATACCCAATCTGATAATAAAACTCTGAGCCCCCTAAACCGGGCTGGGTGGGCGAATGAAAATCTGCTAATTCCAGCCGACGGGTCGCACTCCAGTGCAGCGTGTCGATGGTCACCTGCCCCGAAACGAGTAAGGGAAACAACAACAGTACCAGGAGTAGACGTTTCATCATCAGACAAGTGAAGACAGCGCGTAAATTTAGAAATAAGTACTTTATTATAAAGTGATTAGTCGCAATTCAACTCTGAATAAAGTACATAAACCTACTGATCATTCAGGAAGTTTTCTTGACATCGTATCGGATATCAGAGAATAACCAGACCATATGCCGTTTCGTTGTTTCAATACTAACAAAAAGTAGGCAAAAAAGCGCGGCATTGTTGTAAAGTAGAAAAGGGAAGCAGGGGATTGTCACCCTCTGCTTCCCTTTTCCAAATTCATCTATTTATTCTTAGTACCG
This window of the Spirosoma aerolatum genome carries:
- a CDS encoding bifunctional metallophosphatase/5'-nucleotidase; the protein is MDALASNRRQFLKLLGTAAVVGSVAPEVLANTNTRKDTSLTILHTNDVHSRLDPFPMDGSRNAGKGGVARRATLIQKIRQEQSNVLLFDAGDIFQGTPYFNLYKGEPEILAMNKLGYDAGTIGNHDFDGGIDNMVTQFGKASFPLLIANYDFKNTVMDGKTMPFKLFDKDGIRIGVFGLGIQPAGLIPKDAYKEMKYLDPVDIGNDMAAQLRNDKKCDYVICLSHLGFKYNDATVSDNVLAAKSRNIDLIIGGHTHTFLDAPVAVTNLSGQPVWINQVGFAGINLGRIDLTFERGKAVSNSGTAVEVK
- the purQ gene encoding phosphoribosylformylglycinamidine synthase subunit PurQ; its protein translation is MKFGVVVFPGSNCDQDAVDVLKLMDQEVIKLWHKDHDLQGCDFIILPGGFSYGDYLRTGAVARFSPIMNEVIAHANRGGYLMGICNGFQILAEARLVPGVLLQNSSQKYVCKNIYLKPESKDALLTAGLDKAAYKIPIAHGDGRYFADADTLKALNDNDQVLFRYCDESGVVTESANPNGSLENIAGVSNKAKNVFGMMPHPERAADSVLGNTDGRLILEQLLKTVLV
- a CDS encoding 5'-nucleotidase C-terminal domain-containing protein; the protein is MKKYILILTLAILSACKSGYHLTNRTANRIGVDSLAATSDPSLNSFLQPYRQKLDQTMNEVLATSTAPIEKKLPEGPLNDLLTDALLQQASQRYGKPIDCSHLNYGGIRDNLPKGAITTGSVFGVMPFDNQLVVLTLTGDMLRQFLNHFADGHGLVMGGVKITLHDKQVQSVTFTNGRTLQPNEIYTVALSDYIANGGDNTDFLKKAVKREDISYLIRDALIDYVRQRGKTGQPITPTTDGRISIE
- a CDS encoding helix-turn-helix domain-containing protein; translated protein: MLKVIKNEAEYEAALERVYELMQMDLVEDSPESDELDVLALFVEDYENKHYPVSAPTPVKAILFRLEQLGKDKSETDYMI
- a CDS encoding LacI family DNA-binding transcriptional regulator; its protein translation is MHQTTIIDIARELGISKSTVSRALTGHPNVNAKTRQRVLEMASQVDYQRNQLAISLLTNRTSTIGIMVPEFISFFFPKVIIGAQEELARSGYNVVICHSNESYETEVTNAKALLASRVDGLIVSHTKETRNFDHFRVFQRKGIPVVFFNRVCEDMDVSKVTVDDYNGAFQAVDHLIKTGRRRIAHLAGPDTLTNSRSRLNGYRDALTQNGIAIDPELIISYDLNLDKANIYVNHLLNLPNPPDALFTINDPTALEALNVAKRRGIRVPQDLAIVGFSDDPISALIEPGLTTIAQPVDELGKQAAQLLIKQLLADDERPASETIVLPTRLIVRGSTVN
- a CDS encoding cyanophycinase: MKKHFVYLFFFLLISHLSRAQTSSTSPTIGPEQGSLMIVGGGAMGPELWNKFVELAGGPDKADIIIIPTAGEDSAASSAPREKEKLTSLGVKTITILHTRDPKVANQESFVAPIRKATGIWFVGGRHWRLADSYLNTLAHKEFNALLSRGGIIGGTSAGATIQGSFMVRGDTKGNSIMVGDHTQGLDFIHNVTIDQHVMRRNRQFDLIDVIKARPELLGIGIDEGTAILVQKNTFEVMGASYVGIYEAGQITSSAKYPSGMNSTGGPFYYLSKGQKFDLKTRKVIPTQPNRTNEPAK